The following coding sequences lie in one Pseudorca crassidens isolate mPseCra1 chromosome 2, mPseCra1.hap1, whole genome shotgun sequence genomic window:
- the FCN3 gene encoding LOW QUALITY PROTEIN: ficolin-3 (The sequence of the model RefSeq protein was modified relative to this genomic sequence to represent the inferred CDS: substituted 1 base at 1 genomic stop codon): MGEPRELEASKVVLLPSCPGAPGSPGEKGAPGPQGQLGPPGKMGPKGEPGDSANLLRGQESPRSCQELLSWGATLSSWYHLCLPEGRGFPVFCDVDITNGGGWALFQRXQDGSVDFICSWSSYKAGLGSQESEFWLDNENLPQLTLQSTWDLRVEVEDFEGNRTFAHCGTSLGRQVTTQLVLGRFSEGTAGDTLSFHGRKPFTTYDTNHDTNESNCEVTVRGAWCFRSCYQSNLNGRHWMSEATARNYDIDWASDCGVGHPYHRVHIMLC; the protein is encoded by the exons ATGGGAG AACCCAGGGAACTGGAAGCCAGCAAAGTTGTCCTCCTGCCCAGTTGtcctggagccccaggaagtcCTGGGGAGAAGGGAGCGCCAGGTCCTCAAG GGCAACTTGGACCACCAGGCAAGATGGGCCCCAAGGGTGAGCCTG GAGATTCAGCGAACCTGCTCCGGGGCCAGGAGA GCCCCAGGAGCTGCCAGGAGCTGCTGAGCTGGGGTGCCACCTTGAGCAGCTGGTACCATCTGTGCCTACCCGAGGGCCGAGGCTTCCCAGTCTTTTGTGACGTGGACATCACAAACGGGGG AGGGTGGGCA CTATTCCAGCGGTGACAGGATGGTTCCGTGGATTTCATCTGCTCTTGGTCCTCCTACAAAGCAGGTCTTGGGAGCCAGGAGTCTGAATTCTGGCTAGATAATGAGAATTTGCCCCAGCTTACTCTCCAGA GTACCTGGGACCTGCGGGTGGAG gtGGAGGACTTTGAAGGCAATCGCACCTTTGCTCACTGTGGAACCTCTTTGGGGAGGCAGGTCACTACCCAGCTAGTGCTGGGCAGGTTCTCAGAGGGCACTGCAG GGGACACCCTGAGCTTCCACGGCAGGAAGCCCTTTACCACCTATGACACCAACCATGATACAAACGAGAGCAACTGCGAGGTGACTGTCCGTGGTGCCTGGTGTTTCAGATCCTGCTATCAGTCCAATCTCAATGGGCGCCACTGGATGTCCGAAGCCACTGCCCGTAACTATGACATTGACTGGGCCTCAGACTGTGGCGTGGGCCACCCTTACCACAGGGTTCACATAATGCTTTGCTAG